A portion of the Fulvia fulva chromosome 1, complete sequence genome contains these proteins:
- a CDS encoding putative 6-phosphogluconolactonase, translated as MGRPANLYSFKDIDKDLAPNLRKYVLDAQKEALDRHNVFCIAVSGGSLPKTLAKALLAPSNGSKEDTPEFSKWEIFYADERCVPLDHDDSNHKLVKDDLLDQIPQEFGQPKVYPIDTTNLEDPHEVAEQYQQQLMDIFAARDSVRLPLFDLILLGCGPDGHTCSLFPDHPLLRETEGWVLSISDSPKPPPKRITLSLPVVVHGAKIGFVATGGGKKDILKKIFETEEGRNLPSGLINEGAGEKVSWFCDAAATEGVNFPRRGSVI; from the coding sequence ATGGGTCGACCCGCGAATCTGTACTCCTTCAAGGACATCGACAAGGATCTTGCGCCCAACCTGCGCAAGTACGTGCTAGATGCGCAGAAAGAGGCATTGGATCGCCACAATGTCTTTTGCATTGCTGTTTCGGGAGGCTCGCTACCAAAAACACTGGCCAAAGCCTTACTGGCACCGTCCAACGGCAGCAAAGAGGACACTCCCGAGTTCAGCAAGTGGGAGATCTTCTACGCCGACGAGCGCTGCGTGCCACTGGACCACGATGACTCAAACCACAAGCTTGTCAAGGACGATCTTCTCGACCAAATCCCGCAAGAATTCGGCCAGCCAAAGGTGTACCCCATCGACACGACCAACCTTGAAGACCCGCACGAAGTCGCTGAGCAGTACCAGCAGCAGCTGATGGACATCTTCGCAGCGCGAGACTCTGTCCGACTTCCTCTTTTCGACCTCATTCTCCTTGGCTGTGGGCCTGACGGCCACACTTGCTCGCTCTTCCCAGATCATCCCTTGCTTCGGGAGACCGAAGGCTGGGTGTTGTCAATCTCCGACTCGCCCAAGCCACCGCCGAAGCGCATCACCCTCAGTCTGCCAGTCGTGGTGCATGGTGCAAAGATTGGCTTCGTCGCGACTGGCGGAGGCAAGAAGGATATCTTGAAGAAGATCTTCGAGACGGAAGAAGGAAGGAACCTGCCAAGCGGTTTGATCAACGAGGGTGCAGGCGAGAAAGTCAGTTGGTTCTGCGATGCTGCAGCAACAGAAGGTGTCAACTTTCCACGAAGAGGCAGTGTCATCTAG
- a CDS encoding putative acid phosphatase yields MAATWIAVIFAATGVVAQDSPNANTATGTSAVSAAQATAATYNGSSKYKPGKYVRKHNPPVIYNANTNSRRLSYQKNLTKFYEDLENERLPQWSFITPNMTSDGHDTSVTTAGTWSKNFLQPLLSNEYFMRRTLVLLTFDENHTYNIGNRVFSILFGGAVPESLHGTTDKQYYNHYSDISTVEANWNLHTLGRWDVGANVFKIVADKTGDLYRACEGVSGDQPTTFLNSSFAGPFNTGFSSAAYPIPNLHAVSPNTGRTVLPSIAKQYRSSQDSTQMYYNDGVDIPDGQHPPKGYKVNTAAN; encoded by the exons ATGGCTGCAACGTGGATAGCCGTGATCTTCGCTGCTACTGGCGTGGTTGCGCAAGACTCCCCGAACGCCAACACCGCCACTGGAACATCCGCCGTCAGCGCTGCTCAGGCCACCGCAGCAACTTACAACGGCAGCAGCAAGTACAAGCCAGGGAAG TACGTCCGCAAACACAACCCGCCTGTCATCTACAATGCGAACACAAACTCTAGGCGTTTGTCGTACCAGAA AAACCTCACCAAGTTTTACGAGGACCTGGAGAATGAGCGACTTCCTCAGTGGAGCTTCATTACCCCCAATATGACAAGCGATGGTCACGATACGTCTGTGACCACTGCCGGCACCTGGTCGAAGAACTTCCTACAACCGCTACTTTCCAACGAGTACTTTATGCGACGAACACTTGTCTTGCTCACCTTTGACGAGAACCACAC CTATAACATTGGCAACCGTGTCTTTTCCATCCTGTTTGGAGGGGCTGTTCCAGAAAGTCTCCATGGAACCACAGACAAGCAGTACTACAACCATTACTCCGACATCAGCACCGTTGAAGCCAATTGGAATCTTCATACCCTGGGTCGGTGGGATGTCGGCGCCAATGTATTCAAAATAGTTGCTGACAAGACGGGCGATCTTTATCGTGCATGCGAGGGCGTCAGCGGCGATCAACCTACCACTTTCCTGAACTCGTCCTTCGCTGGGCCTTTCAATACTGGCTTCAGCTCAGCGGCCTATCCGATCCCGAATCTACACGCTGTATCGCCGAATACTGGTCGGACCGTCCTGCCCAGCATTGCCAAACAGTACCGCTCCAGTCAAGACTCGACCCAGATGTACTACAACGATGGAGTGGACATTCCCGACGGTCAACATCCACCAAAGGGTTACAAGGTGAATACTGCCGCCAACTGA
- a CDS encoding Vacuolar iron transporter cccA, whose amino-acid sequence MALVYLKSIILPSQKPLQVGERQRLLDVEQQPERQSSVDSGSSNRGYDDKASHSRGNSLLHCRINPRIISDATIGLSDGLTVPFALTAGLSAIGSTRLVIYAGFAELVAGAISMGLGGYLGAKGEADAYYAALQETKECVAIDTHRAREMVHSAFNRYDFSIDTLDRLTHGLSARPEQFVDFLMRFHHQLAEADFTPSRAYISGLTIALGYFLGGLVPLLPYLFFSKVWEALYCSVLVMAIALFTFGWVKTTLVGECSVWVCFRNAVQMLVLGGLAAGAAMGCVKAIGG is encoded by the exons ATGGCTTTGGTATACCTCAAGTCAATCATTCTCCCAAGCCAGAAACCGCTCCAGGTCGGCGAGCGCCAACGCCTGCTGGACGTTGAGCAGCAACCTGAACGACAATCTTCAGTGGACTCTGGATCAAGCAACCGCGGCTACGACGATAAGGCTTCGCACTCGCGGGGAAACTCGTTGCTTCATTGTCGAATCAATCCCAGGATCATCTCAGATGCCACGATAGGTCTTTCAGATGGCTTGACGGTGCCTTTCGCGTTGACGGCAGGTCTATCCGCAATTGGCTCAACTCGACTGGTCATATACGCAGG ATTTGCTGAACTGGTTGCTGGAGCGATCTCCATGGGTCTTGGCGGGTACCTG GGAGCAAAAGGTGAAGCCGATGCGTACTATGCAGCCCTACAGGAGACCAAGGAGTGTGTTGCGATTGACACCCACAGAGCCCGTGAGATGGTACACTCTGCTTTCAACCGATACGACTTCTCCATCGACACACTCGACCGCCTGACACACGGCCTTTCTGCTCGTCCAGAGCAGTTCGTCGACTTCCTAATGCGATTTCACCATCAACTAGCAGAAGCCGACTTTACGCCTTCAAGAGCGTACATCTCCGGTCTGACCATCGCACTTGGCTACTTCCTGGGCGGACTCGTACCATTACTGCCATACCTCTTCTTCTCGAAAGTTTGGGAAGCATTGTACTGCAGTGTCCTTGTTATGGCGATTGCCCTGTTCACGTTCGGCTGGGTCAAGACGACTCTGGTGGGCGAGTGCAGCGTTTGGGTCTGCTTCCGGAACGCGGTCCAAATGCTGGTACTCGGTGGACTGGCTGCTGGCGCAGCTATGGGCTGTGTCAAGGCCATTGGAGGTTGA
- a CDS encoding GPI mannosyltransferase 1 — protein sequence MARHRGFWRPSIVFTSSILFRLALLFYGRYQDSHSAMKYTDIDYLVFTDAARYVAHGRSPYDRATYRYTPLLAWILLPTTWGGLWFEFGKALFAAGDVVAGWLIFRILRTDGMPVGRALKFASIWLLNPMVANISTRGSSEGLLAVLVVALLWAVKSRRVIVGGCLLGLGVHFKIYPFIYAFSIAWYLDGSNDRTESTERSVAGSVLSLINRDRISLAVSSLTTFMGLNAIMYHEYGRPFLEHSYTYHLTRIDHRHNFSVYSTILHLSSLESLDNGFQAESLAFVPQLLLAVIAIPLALAKTDLATTMLAQTFAFVTFNKVCTSQVRWVISHDGAELIVRVVLSMVHGVPAILPATLIPFETACKRPSRTRFLGRWSSFLAAAGVST from the exons ATGGCCCGGCATCGAGGCTTCTGGCGGCCGTCGATCGTCTTTACCAGCTCAATCCTGTTCCGGCTTGCGCTGTTGTTCTACGGCCGATATCAGGACTCCCACAGCGCGATGAAATACACTGACATCGACTACTTGGTCTTCACTGATGCTGCTCGCTATGTCGCACATGGACGCTCTCCCTACGACCGCGCGACCTACAGGTACACCCCGCTGCTGGCATGGATCTTACTCCCGACGACTTGGGGAGGCTTGTGGTTCGAGTTCGGCAAGGCACTGTTTGCTGCTGGCGATGTTGTTGCGGGATGGCTGATCTTCCGCATACTGAGAACAGATGGTATGCCCGTGGGGCGTGCGCTGAAGTTCGCTAGCATTTGGCTGCTGAATCCGATGGTGGCAAACATCAGCACGCGAGGAAGCTCCGAAGGACTCCTTGCCGTGCTAGTGGTTGCACTCTTATGGGCAGTCAAGAGCAGACGCGTCATCGTGGGCGGCTGCTTGTTGGGCCTTGGAGTACACTTCAAGATCTACCCGTTCATCTACGCTTTCAGTATTGCCTGGTATCTTGACGGCAGTAACGACAGAACGGAGTCGACAGAGCGTTCAGTGGCTGGCAGCGTTCTGAGCCTCATCAATCGAGACCGTATTAGCTTAGCTGTATCAAGCTTGACCACGTTCATGGGTCTCAATGCCATCATGTATCATGA ATATGGCCGCCCTTTTCTGGAACACAGCTACACATATCACCTTACGCGGATTGACCACAGGCACAACTTCTCGGTGTACTCGACTATACTCCATCTGAGCTCACTGGAATCTCTGGATAATGGCTTTCAGGCAGAATCTCTCGCGTTTGTACCACAGCTTCTGCTTGCAGTAATCGCCATCCCGCTTGCTCTGGCTAAGACCGACCTTGCGACGACGATGCTCGCACAGACCTTCGCCTTCGTCACGTTCAACAAAGTCTGTACCAGCCAGGTACGTTGGGTTATTTCGCACGATGGAGCTGAGCTAATTGTCCGAGTAGTACTTTCTATGGTACATGGTGTTCCTGCCATTCTACCTGCCACGCTCATCCCTTTTGAGACAGCCTGCAAACGGCCTAGTCGCACTCGCTTCCTGGGTCGTTGGTCAAGCTTTCTGGCTGCAGCAGGGGTATCAACTTGA
- a CDS encoding 60S ribosomal protein L24, whose translation MRTYDDTFSGQKIYPGKGKLFVRGDSKIFRFQNGKTESLFLQRKNPRRIAWTVLCRRQRRKGITEEQAAKRRRRAVKSQRAIVGASLDVIKERRSMRPEARNAARAQAIKEGKEKRTAAQSAKKAEKAKTAANQAKGGATGRVVGKQAAKGAAPKVKATTR comes from the exons ATGAGGACCTACGACGACACCTTCTCAGGCCAGAAGATCTACCCAGGCAAG GGCAAGCTCTTCGTCCGTGGCGACAGCAAGATCTTCCGCTTCCAGAATGGCAAGACCGAGTCGCTCTTCCTCCAGCGCAAGAACCCCCGCCGCATTGCGTGGACCGTTCTCTGCAGGAGACAGCGCCGCAAGGGTATCACCGAG GAGCAAGCCGCCAAGCGCCGCCGTAGGGCAGTCAAGTCTCAGCGTGCTATCGTTGGTGCATCGCTCGATGTTATCAAGGAGCGCCGCTCGATGAGGCCAGAGGCTCGCAACGCCGCTCGCGCACAGGCTATCAAGGAGGGCAAGGAGAAGCGTACCGCTGCTCAGTCCGCAAAGAAGGCAGAGAAGGCAAAGACCGCCGCCAACCAGGCCAAGGGTGGCGCTACCGGCCG TGTCGTCGGCAAGCAGGCCGCCAAGGGTGCCGCACCAAAGGTCAAGGCCACCACCCGCTAA
- a CDS encoding Mitochondrial import inner membrane translocase subunit tim14, which translates to MATVLAVGVGVAAAAFFGRAGLVALRRSRGGISSLGKAYYKGGFEKQMNKKEAALILETSEASITKDIIRKKHRQMMLLNHPDRGGSPYLATKINEAKELLEKGAR; encoded by the exons ATGGCGACAGTGTTAGCCGTGGGCGTTGGCGTCGCCGCCGCAGCTTTCTTC GGTCGCGCAGGCCTGGTCGCATTGCGAAGGTCAAGAGGAGGCATCAGCTCGTTGGGCAAGGCGTACTACAAGGGCGGTTTTGAGAAGCAAATGAACAAAAAGGAAGCTGCCTTGATACTCGAGACATC AGAAGCGAGCATAACCAAAGACATCATCCGCAAAAAGCACCGCCAAATGATGCTTTTGAACCACCCCGATCGAGGAGGCAGCCCATACCTAGCCACCAAGATCAATGAAGCAAAAGAGCTACTGGAGAAGGGCGCAAGATAA
- a CDS encoding Acyl-CoA dehydrogenase apdG has protein sequence MSKTFTAVDVAAHKKPDDLYIIVDEDVYDLTKFQDDHPGGKKILQRVAGKDASKQFWKYHNESILKKYQGQLQVGSLDSKPKPAQAPTPPATPPPAEKKEAAVPTAESGTLGIQPQAAPEEVEAMDQFGDMVPYADPSWYQSYHTPYFNQTHADLRAEVRQWVEDEVMANVTEWDEAKKVPDSIYKQMGERGYLAGLMGLHHWPKEYTKHSIKSVPAEKWDLFHEMLLTDELSRCGSGGFVWNVIGGFGIGAPPLVKHGKKALKDRIIPGILNGDKRICLAITEPDAGSDVANLTCEAKLTEDGKHYIVNGEKKWITNGIWCDYFTTAVRTGGEGMGGVSCLLIEREFEGVSTRRMDCQGVWSSGTTYVTFEDVKVPVENLIGKENQGFKVIMTNFNHERIGIIIQCIRFSRVCYEESIKYAHKRRTFGQKLIEHPVIRLKLAHMARQIEASYAWMESLIYQCQKMNETEAMLKLGGAIAGLKAQATTTFEFCAREASQIFGGLSYSRGGQGAKVERLYRDVRAYAIPGGSEEIMLDLSIRQALRVHKVLGMKL, from the exons ATGTCGAAGACTTTCACTGCCGTTGATGTGGCAGCCCACAAGAAGCCCGATGACCTCTACATCATTGTGGACGAGGATGTCTACGACCTAACCAAGTTCCAGGACGA TCATCCTGGAGGCAAGAAGA TCTTACAGCGAGTCGCCGGCAAGGATGCAAGCAAGCAGTTTTGGAAGTACCACAACGAGAGCATCTTGAAGAAGTACCAAGGCCAGCTGCAAGTCGGTTCTCTCGATAGCAAGCCAAAGCCAGCACAAGCACCAACACCACCAGCGACACCTCCGCCAGCCGAGAAGAAAGAGGCAGCTGTACCAACGGCAGAGTCTGGCACACTGGGCATTCAGCCACAGGCAGCACCAGAGGAGGTAGAAGCCATGGACCAATTC GGAGACATGGTGCCATACGCAGATCCCTCGTGGTACCAAAGCTATCACACCCCGTACTTCAATCAGACCCACGCCGACTTGCGTGCAGAGGTGCGGCAGTGGGTAGAAGACGAGGTCATGGCGAACGTTACTGAATGGGACGAGGCGAAGAAGGTGCCTGATAGCATTTACAAGCAGATGGGTGAGCGTGGATATCTTGCCGGTTTGATGGGTCTTCACCACTGGCCAAAGGAGTACACAAAGCACTCGATCAAATCGGTACCGGCTGAGAAGTGGGATCTCTTCCATGAGATGCTCTTGACGGATGAGCTGTCTCGTTGCGGCTCTGGTGGTTTCGTGTGGAATGTGATCGGTGGCTTTGGCATCGGCGCTCCTCCACTCGTCAAGCACGGCAAGAAGGCACTCAAGGACCGAATCATCCCGGGCATCCTGAACGGTGACAAGCGAATCTGTCTTGCCATTACCGAGCCGGATGCTGGTTCCGATGTGGCTAACTTGACATGCGAGGCGAAGCTCACCGAAGACGGAAAACACTACATTGTCAACGGCGAGAAGAAGTGGATCACCAACGGTATCTGGTGCGACTACTTCACAACTGCAGTTCGTACCGGTGGCGAGGGCATGGGTGGCGTCTCTTGCCTTCTCATTGAGCGCGAATTCGAAGGTGTCAGCACTCGTCGTATGGACTGCCAGGGTGTCTGGAGCTCTGGTACCACATACGTAACATTCGAGGACGTCAAGGTTCCCGTCGAGAACCTCATTGGTAAGGAAAACCAAGGATTCAAGGTTATCATGACCAACTTCAACCACGAACGCATCGGCATCATCATTCAGTGCATACGATTCAGCCGTGTCTGCTACGAGGAGAGCATCAAGTATGCGCACAAGCGACGAACCTTTGGCCAGAAGCTCATCGAACATCCTGTCATTCGACTCAAGCTTGCACATATGGCAAGACAGATCGAAGCATCATACGCGTGGATGGAGTCTCTCATCTACCAATGTCAGAAGATGAACGAGACGGAGGCTATGCTCAAGCTCGGTGGCGCGATTGCTGGCCTCAAGGCACAGGCAACAACGACATTCGAGTTTTGCGCTCGTGAAGCGTCTCAGATCTTTGGAGGTCTGAGTTACAGCAGAGGTGGCCAAGGTGCCAAGGTTGAGCGACTGTACAGAGACGTGCGAGCCTACGCTATTCCCGGTGGTAGCGAGGAGATTATGTTGGACTTGAGCATCAGACAAGCACTGAGGGTACACAAAGTCCTAGGCATGAAACTTTAG
- a CDS encoding UPF0656 protein, producing the protein MAAGKPKQFTRPPPKKKPQKAALLDTVDDFQEAADHEESAGGKHRVGDAVKSGRAFVRALDIYDRGLQKHPASFDLAYNKACLQLEISQQANLVEHIGVSILDWLKQTLESHRYALKLSEENPDILFNAAQVLTLLSEQLSDQDRAEDAVPLLQEALELLSSCLSRQEIMFEQHRLDFPDTEDGGVSLDPEADETPAPSTDVDMAEEQSAIVETPIAASDLLDTVHASLSALTTLVPLTEPSGLQNLGDMAHSLTESKVPHYLSLLPAEDQDQARFAVALDRATFIAAYANAQFEAQMIELQTYLERLNTFDIANKDDDAGALCAEAEARTELVLSVMDRFDETPDLPASLCWKQLSLCQDLYSKATKPTGEDIQERKAEVYKSKGDLELLRHRVANIPKTDIADGVRKSAATLIQNAQTYFKGAVSHAKISGDDEVEEDAQQRWALAKAISALMHGGEGAGNAETLMEALEECVEEGLVSEQLAQALMSGSVGSGSGSGSS; encoded by the coding sequence ATGGCAGCGGGCAAACCTAAGCAGTTTACCAGGCCGCCACCGAAGAAGAAGCCACAGAAAGCGGCCCTACTGGATACTGTGGACGATTTTCAGGAAGCCGCAGATCACGAGGAAAGCGCCGGCGGGAAGCACAGAGTTGGAGATGCTGTCAAATCGGGGCGAGCCTTTGTCAGAGCCCTCGACATCTACGACAGAGGCCTGCAAAAGCATCCGGCCAGTTTCGACTTGGCATACAACAAAGCCTGTCTACAGCTGGAGATATCTCAACAGGCCAATCTGGTCGAGCACATTGGCGTCTCCATCCTCGACTGGTTGAAGCAAACTCTAGAGTCCCACCGCTATGCCCTGAAACTGAGCGAGGAGAACCCCGATATCCTGTTCAACGCAGCCCAGGTCTTGACATTGCTTAGCGAGCAGCTTTCTGATCAGGATCGTGCCGAAGATGCAGTGCCGCTGCTACAAGAGGCACTGGAGTTGCTCTCCTCATGTTTGTCTCGGCAAGAGATAATGTTTGAACAACATCGCCTCGACTTTCCAGACACTGAGGATGGTGGCGTGTCACTGGACCCGGAAGCAGACGAGACACCGGCGCCTAGCACTGACGTCGATATGGCCGAAGAGCAGTCAGCAATCGTCGAGACACCCATCGCAGCCTCTGACCTGTTAGACACAGTACACGCATCGCTCTCTGCTCTGACAACGCTCGTTCCTCTCACCGAGCCCAGCGGACTGCAGAACCTAGGCGATATGGCACACAGCCTGACAGAGTCGAAGGTGCCTCACTATCTGAGCTTGTTACCAGCGGAAGATCAGGATCAAGCGCGCTTTGCAGTGGCGTTAGACCGAGCTACATTCATCGCAGCTTATGCCAACGCACAATTCGAGGCCCAAATGATCGAACTGCAGACTTATCTGGAACGATTGAACACCTTCGACATCGCCAACAAAGACGACGACGCCGGCGCACTTTGTGCAGAGGCTGAGGCACGGACTGAGCTCGTCCTTTCCGTCATGGATCGATTCGACGAGACACCAGATCTACCAGCAAGTCTCTGCTGGAAGCAGCTCAGCCTATGCCAAGATCTCTACTCTAAAGCCACCAAACCTACCGGCGAGGACATTCAGGAACGCAAAGCCGAAGTGTACAAATCGAAAGGTGATCTGGAACTACTTCGACACCGTGTAGCGAACATACCAAAGACGGACATTGCAGATGGTGTGAGGAAAAGCGCTGCTACTCTTATACAGAACGCACAGACGTATTTCAAGGGGGCAGTGTCGCATGCGAAGATTAGTGGGGATGACGAGGTAGAAGAAGATGCACAGCAGAGGTGGGCGTTGGCGAAGGCGATCTCTGCGCTTATGCATGGTGGAGAGGGTGCAGGGAACGCAGAGACCTTGATGGAAGCGCTTGAAGAGTGTGTCGAAGAGGGACTTGTGAGCGAGCAGTTGGCGCAAGCATTGATGAGTGGGTCCGTTGGGTCTGGGTCTGGGTCTGGCAGTAGCTGA
- a CDS encoding Acyl-CoA ligase sidI, with product MGVRKGDVVGVMAGNCQEHIDIFSSAARIGAPVASMHATFTLDELCGALASSTCKVLFIATKIGKRDTSALIEMAGRLCNEDSNLEHVITIGEPQLWSETTNYQVWQTFLQRSESVFIDEALLIHFAQLVSPTEPISLQFTSGTMGNPKLATLTHFNILNNALFMGNAMDLCSRDVLCCPAPLSHCSGLVVGFLNALVHGTMLVLPSQVFEAERTVDALVQERCTAIIGVPTMYLAELEVLKTRSLDKAFLRTGLIAGANVAPALMERIYAELGAEAMLIAYGMTETGPITFCFMDNEGYCYVSGRLKDIIIRGGQNIYPAEIEERLLQLPTIAEAVVVEIREWIRETLGRHKAPKHIFWVGVGKGLASIPKTGSGKPAKHELRKIALELLQDINVGQARL from the exons ATGGGTGTCAGAAAGGGAGATGTCGTGGGCGTAATGGCCGGCAACTGTCAAGAGCACATCGACATTTTCAGTAGTGCTGCCCGAATCGGAGCGCCAGTAGCTTCCATGCATGCAACCTTCACCCTTGACGAGTTGTGCGGCGCTTTGGCATCGAGCA CATGTAAGGTGCTCTTCATAGCGACGAAGATCGGCAAACGAGATACATCAGCACTCATCGAGATGGCTGGCCGGCTATGCAATGAAGACTCCAACCTGGAGCATGTCATCACAATTGGGGAGCCTCAACTATGGTCCGAGACCACAAATTATCAGGTCTGGCAGACTTTTCTCCAACGATCTGAAAGCGTCTTCATCGACGAAGCTCTTCTCATCCACTTCGCCCAGCTGGTCAGCCCAACAGAGCCTATCAGTTTGCAGTTCACATCTGGAACTATGGGCAATCCGAAGCTGGCAACGCTCACGCATTTCAACATCTTGAACAACGCCCTGTTTATGGGTAATGCTATGGACCTGTGCTCGCGAGACGTTCTCTGCTGTCCCGCACCGCTTTCGCATTGCTCTGGGTTGGTAGTGGGATTTCTTAACGCCCTGGTACATGGTACAATGCTCGTACTTCCGAGCCAAGTCTTTGAGGCGGAAAGGACCGTAGACGCACTCGTGCAGGAGAGATGTACAGCCATCATCGGCGTTCCTACGATGTATCTGGCTGAACTTGAAGTCCTCAAGACGAGGTCGTTGGACAAGGCGTTCTTACGAACAGGACTCATTGCGGGCGCAAATGTTGCACCCGCGCTGATGGAACGCATCTATGCCGAGCTAGGGGCAGAAGCAATGCTAATCGCGTACGGCATGACTGAGACTGGTCCGATCACATTT TGCTTTATGGATAATGAGGGCTACTGCTATGTTAGTGGGCGCCTGAAAGACATCATCATTCGAGGTGGACAGAACATATATCCCGCCGAGATTGAGGAGCGGCTCCTGCAATTACCGACGATCGCTGAAGCGGTCGTTGTCG AGATCAGGGAATGGATCCGTGAGACGCTTGGTCGACACAAGGCGCCGAAGCACATATTTTGGGTCGGTGTAGGCAAGGGATTGGCAAGCATTCCCAAAACAGGCAGTGGGAAGCCCGCGAAGCACGAATTGCGCAAGATTGCCCTGGAATTGCTGCAAGACATCAATGTTGGACAGGCGAGGTTGTGA
- a CDS encoding Ribosome biogenesis protein RLP24 has product MRIETCYFCSSPCYPSKGITFVRNDAKVFKFCKSKCHKNFKMKRNPRKLAWTKAFRRAHGKEMTVDSTLAFAQRRNIPVRYNRDLVATTLQAMQRVSEIRARRERQFYKNRMKGNKAKQLEADRKLVEENQHLLPPQYRDQVVDVLQEVPPTKEGMDMEEDELDLEEQETLKPSKEKLKQKRKQRLVRGQGVEEMDVDE; this is encoded by the exons ATGAGGATCGAGACGTGCTACTTCTGCTCGTCGCCCTGCTACCCGTCCAAGGGCATCACTTTTGTGCGCAACGATGCGAAAGTCTTCAAGTTCTGCAAGTCAAAATGCCACAAGAAC TTCAAGATGAAGCGCAACCCACGCAAGCTGGCCTGGACCAAGGCCTTCCGCCGCGCCCACGGCAAAGAAATGACCGTCGACTCCACCCTCGCCTTTGCCCAGCGTCGCAACATCCCCGTGCGCTACAACCGCGACCTGGTTGCCACCACCCTCCAGGCCATGCAACGAGTATCCGAGATCCGCGCCAGGAGAGAGAGGCAATTCTACAAGAACCGCATGAAGGGTAACAAGGCCAAGCAGCTCGAGGCCGACCGCAAACTGGTTGAAGAGAACCAGCACCTGCTGCCGCCACAGTACAGAGACCAGGTTGTGGATGTGCTGCAGGAGGTGCCGCCGACCAAGGAGGGGATGGACATGGAAGAGGATGAGCTGGATCTGGAGGAGCAGGAGACATTGAAGCCGAGCAAGGAGAAGCTCAAGCAGAAGAGGAAGCAGAGGTTGGTCAGAGGGCAGGGTGTCGAAGAGATGGACGTCGATGAATGA